ATCAAATGCGGCAATTCGTTTAGAAGCGGGTAAGCTAGAGCTATTTATGGACGATCCGTCACCCAGCAGCGCCCTTTGGCATGGAGAAATGCCAACACGCAATGAAATAGCCCAGAAGATTGGGGCAGATGTAGCTCGACCAATGGCAGAATTAGAGTCTTGGCTAGAAGATGCCGTCACACTTGCTGTACAAGATGCAGCGACTTGGACGCAACAATCGCAACTATTAAATAGATGGGTTTTACCCCAAAGTCCTCCCCAAGGAATTGACTTGGAGTTAGCTAAGGCGATCGCTTCTATCCGCCTTACCCACGATGAAGTTGCATTAACCGAGTTGCGAAAAGCTGCGGCTGTCACTGTAGAGGCACACAAAGCTGGGATGGCAGTAACACCTCACGCCAAGCTAGAAGCAGAAGTTCGCGCAGCGATGGAAGGGGTAATTATTGCCCATAACATGACAACTTCTTACAACAGTATTGTCACTGTTCACGGCGAAGTTTTGCATAACGAACATTATCACCAGCCTCTACAACCAGGTGACTTACTGCTTGCTGATGTTGGCGCTGAAACTGATATGGGTTGGGCAGGGGATGTGACTCGCACTTGGCCAGTTTCCGGTAAGTTTTCATCTACCCAGAGAGATATTTATAATGTAGTGCTGGCGGCTCATGATGCTTGTATTGCCAAAATAAAGCCTGGTGTAGAGTATGAAGATATTCATCTACTAGCTGCTACAGTTATCGCTGAAGGTTTAGTAGAGTTAGGTATTTTACAAGGAAATCCCCAACATTTAGTAGAAATAGATGCCCACGCGCTGTTTTTCCCTCATGGTATTGGTCATCTACTGGGTTTAGATGTCCATGATATGGAAGATTTGGGGGATATAGCTGGGTATGAAGAGGGGCGGCAAAGGAGCGATCGCTTTGGCTTAGGCTACCTGCGTTTAAATCGTCCTCTCCGTCCAGGAATGTTAGTCACAATTGAACCTGGTTTTTATCAAGTGCCAGCAATTTTAAATGATGCGAATGTTCGCTCAAAATATCAGAATGTAGTAAATTGGCAGCGTTTATCTGACTTTAGCGATGTACGCGGAATCCGCATCGAAGATGATGTTTTAGTTACTCCAGAAGGTAGCGAAGTTTTAACAGCAGCATTACCAAATGATGCCGATACCATAGAAAATTTAGTCAATGGCTGAGAGTATGAACTCAGCCATTCCTTGTGATGCTGCGTGCTACTATGATTCTTCCGATTTACCTTTGATATAGCGCAGCATTTCATTTCGCACATTACGTTTAGCTCGTGAATCCAGCAATATCCCTAACATAGAGGCATCGCGCTCGTGATCGGTGTTAAGCTGTTGCGATCGATCTCGATTTACCTCTACTTCAGCGATCTTTACGCTTTCTCCAACTACCTCAAAACGTACTTTGAAAATGCAAAAACCAGTCCAACTACGATGCAAGTATAACCAAGGAGCCTCATAGAAAATGAACCACTTATCTTCCATCTGCTCTGGAATTAGTCCAGCAGCAATTCTGTCAAATTCTTCCTGTGAGTAAAATTTTTCTAGTGCGATCTTTGTGGACGCAGAAGGCATCGGTTGTGTTTTCCAATCATCACGTTTAGCTATTCGCATACTAAAAATAAAACTACTCTCATGTTTGTTAGTTAGTACTGTAAAAATATAATATGATACCTCATGATATCTAAAATAATTCCAAAGTAATGATCAAAACCCCCATAAAATTACTACTCAACGGAGTTATTCTCAGCTTTGGACTATTGCCATTATTAGCTCAAGCACAGCAGTCTGTTTCTGATACCCAAGTTGCGGCGATGGTAGAAGCATTGCGACAGGCTGCACCGCAGACAAAAAATCCCAACGATGGATATTACAGTGAATGGCAAGTGAAGCCAGAAACCCTCAAAGGCTGGACAAGAACTTGTCTCAAACGAGAATTAACACCGACGCAGTTTGAAAACAGTCCTGCGATCGCTCGTCAAGTTGTCTCTTGCATTACCCGCCGGGAGTTAACCAATCAGTTCCGCGCCACCAATAATAATGAAATTGCATCTGTGCGCGGCGTAGCTTGTTGGTGGATGACTGGTAACTATACAGGTTGTGACAAAGGTTTCACCGCTGACTATGTGAAAAAGGTTGTGTACTTTTACCAACAACAACGCTCCAAACCAGTAGCAACTCAATCAGAAAAGGTAACTACTGAATCTTGAAGCAGACATGATATAAGCCTATAATATCGGTGCGAATGAAGCGTATTCCTTGTCTACGACACGCTACGCGAACGGGGATCTTGCTACGCGGTGCGTCTCATAGAGATAGCGTAATGAAGCAATCGCAAAGGTTGGGATTGCTTCATTACGCTTCGCAATGACTGTAAATATTTTTGTCCGACTACTTATCTCTTTGAGCCTTTGCTTTTGTATCCGAAATTATTTTCAGATTTACTTGTTAGGCTGAGGAGTTAGCCGCAGATATGGTTTGACTTCCTGGTAGCCTTTGGGGAATTTCTCTTTAAGTACTTCTGGATCTTTCAGTGAGGGGACAATTACAACATCCTCTCCATCTTTCCAGTCGGCTGGTGTCGCCACGCTGTAATTATCAGTCAATTGCAGAGAATCAATTACCCGCAAAAGTTCGTCAAAATTGCGTCCCGTGCTGGGAGGATAGGTGAAAGTGAGGCGGAGTTTCTTGTTGGGATCAATCACAAAAACCGATCGCACTGTTACAGCCGCATTAGCATTGGGGTGGATCATGTCGTAAAGGTCAGAAACCTTACGATCTGCATCTGCCAATATTGGGTAATTAAGGGTGGTGCTTTGAGTTTCTTCAATATCTCCCACCCAACCTTGATGAGATTCTACGTTATCAACGCTGAGTGCGATCGCTTTGACATTGCGCTTGTCAAATTCTGGTTTTAGCTTGGCAACTGTGCCGAGTTCTGTTGTACAAACAGGTGTAAAATCAGCAGGGTGAGAGAAAAGCACAACCCAGCTGTCACCTGCCCATTGGTAAAAATCGATGTCGCCGTGTGTTGAGGCTTGCGTAAAGTTTGGTACTGTGTCACCTAGACGGAGAGCCATGTGAGATTCCCTGTAGTTAGAAAGGCATATATATTCTAGTATGCCATCATGACATAAAACCCCCATTTCCCAATCGGGCTTTAGCGGTTTGAAACAAAATTTTAAGTTGTCAACACTCTCACATAAGGGACGAGTGGTGAGAAGCGCTCTGCTGCAAGTAACCGTTCCGCCCCTAAATCAATCTCCATATCAACACCACCCACTTTTCTTTTATTTCTATGACACTCACAGTTTGTTTGCCAGAATTTTTTCGTAGGCTTGGATTGTTTGCCTAGCGATCGCATCCCAGCTAAAATTTTCTAAGGCATATTTTTGGGCGTTTAATCCCCGTCGTTGGCGTTCTGCGGGATTTTGCAAAGCTTCTTGCAGTAACTCTACCAGTGCTTGCACATCTGTAGTACCCACCCAACCCGACTGACTATCACGTATTTGTTGACAAATATGCACTTGGTCAGAAATGACTACAGGTACACCTGCTACCATCGCCTCAGCTACAGCAATCCCAAAATTTTCGTAGTAGGAAGGCAAGACAAATAAATCAGCAGCTTGTAGTAGACTAACTTTGAGTTCACCAGTGACAAAGCCTGTAATTGTAGTGTGCGATCGCAATGGTGAATTTTGAATTTGGGATATTATCTTTTGTTCGTAATCTGGATCTTGAGGATTTGTCCCAGCTAAGACAAAATGAAACTTATAACCAAGGGTTAACAGCTTTTCTAGCGCCGGAATCAACAAATTTAACCCTTTTTTCGGGTCAATTCGTGACATAAACAGCACCATTGGCACATCCTTTGGTATTTCTAACTGACTATATACATTTTTAAGAGGAGATTGACGGGGAATCACACCCAAAGGAATCACCAAATCTGGTGTAGACACTCCAAATCGTTCTGATATTTTAGCTTCTTGGTCGCTGGTAAAATGAATTGCTGCCGCACCAGCTAAATTTTGACGTTCTATAAGTGCAACATAAAGCTGTTTTAATTGCTTCTTCTTGCGTAAATCAGCCGGATCGAGAGTACCCAAAGGACGGAAAATATAAGGTAGCTTTTGCTGACGACACACAATAGCAGCAGCGCTAATTATTGGGGAGAATAGAGCATGAATATGTGCTATGTCAAACTCGTGAGCATGAAGTTTTAACCAGTTTAATAAATCTAAAGAAAATTTGTAGCGACGAAACGGCGCACAACGAAAGTAAATTATTTCATAGCCATCCTGTTTAATTGGTCTATTTAAAGGAACATCTAGAGGTGTTTGACCATTATCACCATTACTATCAGTTGTGATAATCGTAACTTCGGCTCCCTCTTTTACCAATGCTGGAACTAATCCTAGTACCATTTGACTAGGCCCGCCGTAAATTAGAGAAATTGAGGGGACAATTTGTAATATTTTCATTTTTTTGTCATTAATCAAGGGATTTTAACCCACGGAGGTGGGTTTTGTCTGTGTAGCCGCGACTTCTAGTCGCCAGGGCTTTTAAAACATCCTATCAATGACTATTAACCAATTCTTGATAAAACTCTAATTGCTGTTTAGCCAAAGCTTTATTTGTATATTTAACCATTGCTTTCTGATAACCCATTTCACCCAGAGTATGAGCAAAATCTGGTTTATCCATTAATTGAACTAAGCAATTAGCAAGAGCTTGAGCATCACCTTCAGGAAATACTAAACCAGCATCGCCAATTACATAGGGAATTTCACCAGAGTCAGAACCAATCACTGGTACTTGGCAAGCCATCGCTTCAATTAACACATGACCAAATTGTTCTTTCCAGCCAGCAGAAGTTAAGGTTTTAAACTTGTAAGTTGTTTCTGAAGGCAGTACCAAAGTACTCATTAAATTAATATAATTTGCAACTTCGTTATGGGGAACACTTTCTATCAAAATCAACCGTTCTTGAATGTTGTTTTCTGCTGCGATTTTGATTAATTCAGTTTGTAACTCTCCTCTTCCCAGCAGCAGTAATTTCCAAGGTTTATTTTTCAATGTAATTAAAGCTCGCAAAAGCGTTAACAAGCCCTTTTCTTGTACAAATCTACCAACAAAACCTACTACAAAGTCCTCTTGATTAATGCCAAATTTAGCTGATAATTCTGGTTGCTTTTTGGGAGTAAATAAACTTTCATCTACACCCAATTGCGGCATGACTTTAATTGCTCCTTTATATCCCCTCTGTTGCAAAATTTCTGCTCCATCTTGATTCCCGGAAATGATGCCGTGGCTGCGTTCGAGGTTATATTTTTCTAATAAGGCGACTGGTAATTTTAGATTATATGGTAGATTCCACCAGGTAAAAAATACATTTTTTGCATTGAGTCCTAATAGCTGATTTAAGGCAATCATCTGAGTATAAGCTAGCCCCCTAGAACCTTGTTCTACTTGAATAATTTGGGGACGAAATTGTTTTAATAAAGATATCAAATCAGCACCAAATGTAAGGAGTCCCTGATGATTTTGACTAAAATTAGAAACTGGAACTATTCTAAATTTCCCTTCATCACGGTATTCAGTTTCAATAATTTTGTTTTGTACACCACCTGGTTTCCAGCGCTTTGGGACTACAACTGTTACTTCAACTCCTGATTCTAGTTGAGATAAAGCGCGTAATTTTTCACAGTTGAGGTCTACAATATAAGTGTGACTAGCAACTAGGATTTTCATTGATATTTATTAATTGTTATTCACTAATTCCCAATAACTAAACTTGTTCATCCAATCGACTGTAAATTTGACCATCATTCCATAGTGATTGGATGACAGTACCCAAGGCTTTGAAAAAACCCAAAGCATAAAAAATAGCGCGAGTGGCAATTTTGACTGGGGAACCGCTTTTGTTACAAGGCGGATGTCCCAGAACATGACAGTCAAATAAACGACCGTATAAGCGTAAAGCTTGAGTCACAGTCAGGTTTTTCAGCCCTAGTAGGAAATGGTTGTGGTAAAAGGTGAGTTGATATTTTAGCGATCGCATACTAATATCATGACAACCCCCTGTTTCTTCGCCTAAATGCACCAAATGGGCTTCTGGATCGTACCAAATCTTATATCCCGTCTTTCGCACGCGCAAACAAAAATCTGACTCTTCGCGCACTGCACTACCGCGAAACCTCTCATCAAACCTCAGCCCATACTTAGTAAAGATTTCGCGACGAAATGACATATTGCAACCCCTTGTTGTCAACACTTGCTGGGGTTTGGTGGTATGTACTAAATCAATATGATACCAAGCAATTCCTGGGTCCATAGCTTCGGGAGGCAGATATTCAATCTCTAAATCTCCTCCAGAATCACCTAATTTCATTCTGTCAAATACCCGTCCAGCAACAGCCCCCACTTCTGGATTTTGCAAATAATTTTTCGCATGGGCTGCTAACAATCCAGAGGTTAGCTGAACGTCATCATCAATAAATAATATTATTTCACCAGATGAGCGGCGAACAGCATAATTCCGCGCCCCTGGCAAACTCGCCCAATCTAATCGCAACCATTTAATTTTACCCACCTCTGCCATCTCCTCTAAGTAGGCTTGAATTTCTGGTTGATGCTTTGGAGTTTGGTCTACAACTAAAACTTCAAAATTGGGATAGTCCTGTTTTAATACATCCACAATGCTATCTCGTAGCGCTTCCTCCCGTCCGTAAGTCGGAATGACTACAGTAACTAATGGCCAATTATTCATGATTTTTTTAAGTAATTTTACTACTTCTATAATAGCCTTGTAAAAATTAATTTTCTAGTTTGGTAGGATGTGTTATGCCGTAGGCTAACGCACCATCCCAGATTTTCGGTGCGTTAGGACTAAAGTCCATAACGCACCCTACAAAATTCAAGCCAATCATAACGTTAAAAGTCAGAATTCACACTCAGTCAATTGTTTACACTGCTGCGGCATAGAGATTATCAAATAACTCATTTTGTTTTTCAGAGTTATGCATATTTTGTACTTGGGCTAATGCTCCTGCACTTAAAAATTCATAATGTTCTTGTTTATCAGTTCTATCAAGAAATTGGATAATTTGTTGCAATGCTTGCTCTGCTAAATAGTCGTATGTACTATTGACAATTTCCCAATATTCATCGGTTTTAGTTTTCTCTCCGTACAGCCAATTACTCCAGTGCCTAATTTCGTTAATTGGTAATTCTAACATATAGCCATTTTCCCCATGACGAATAAACTCTGGCAAGGCACATACGTTAGTCGTAATTGCTGGCGTGGCAACTGTAAATCCTTCAATGATGCTAAAGCCATAGGTATCCTGTAGCGTCGCCATTAATTGAAAATGGCTTTGCGATAGTAACTGCATAACTTGCTCATTAGGGATATAATTGTGAAAAACAACATTATTTAAATTCAGTAACTTTAAATCTTCCAGATATTTGTCGCTATCGGGAAAATCTGTAGGTACTCCTGAACCACGTCCCAGCCCCGATATGATATGGATAGTCAGAGGTAAACCGAGTTTTTCAGCTTTCTTTGCTAGCCTTAAAGCAACAATTCCACCTTTTCTAGCAATGTGCTGTCCTACAAAAACAAGCTGTAAATTTTGGTCTGGCTGATAAGCTTTTGGTTGCTCAACTCTGGCAATATAGTTGGGATGAATTACATCCAATTTATTAATTAATTTTTCTTCTATTTTCCAGCCTTTTATCCGGTTAATAAATCTCAATTTTGCATAATCTGACATGGCTATAATTTTTTGGCAGTTATCTAGCGCTAACCGATTGTTTAATAATTCATAAATTACTGCCTCTTGTTTATTTTGAGGGTTCCTATATAAAAAACGATGATCTTCAAATGTGATAAACCAAGGTTTATTTGTATATAAAATTCTGTTGAAAGAATGAATAGCTTGGTATTTTTCCCATAAAGGTTGCCAAGGCAGAAAGCTTGCTAAAGGATACCAAAGTTTTTCTATAGGATATCTGCCTGTAGGAAAAGACTTGAGGTGGATTAGTCTATGCCTAGAATGACGTGGTAAGTTAGGAGTTCTGATGTGGCTATGACCGCATACGATAATGTTTGCCATTTTTATTTTATTTAAATTGTTTTGAGACGTTTTTTCTTGTTTTTTTGCTGAGGGTTGGCCTCTTCTTGTTCTTGTTTCTCCAGTTCTGGCAATTTAAAAAGAACTCCCGCAAAAAACCAATAATAGACAGCAACTGGATCGACATCCAAAGGATAGTAGTAGGTGTTGTAGCTAATAAACAATATAAACACCCACAAAGCTGCTCCGTAACTGCGGAAATTACGGTTTTTTATGGAGCGATAGGTTTTAAAGCCAATAATGGTTAAACTTGTTACCAAACCCAGAAAGGCAAGTACTCCAAAAATTCCAACTTCAAAAAGTACTTTGGGGTAATAGGTTTCTACAAGCTTAGTGCTACCCATTACTCGGGCAGAGTTAGTTGCTCGACCTAAGCCACTTCCCAAGGGGCCGTCTACGTTTTTCCAATTCTCTGCAAATTGCTGGACGATAAAATCTTGAGGTGGTGAAGCCTCCCATCGACCTGTAAAACTCTCGGTTCTCTGTTGCACAACATCAGGGTTAGTCACCATTGCTATTCCCAAAACTAGGGCAAGTCCTATGCCTATAGGAATAAATCGTTTCAGGTTGCCAATTTGACCAGTGAGCAATAGCAAAATCGCGAAGCAGGTTGGTACTAAGGCTAAGGCGATTCTCTGTCCAGAAATTACAGCATTGATAAAGACTGTCACTAAAGAACCTAAACCGACTAGCCGCCAAATTATAGAAGGGTCGGTGAAGCCAGTAGCAAAAGTAAAAAAGGTGCTGGAAATTAAGAACCACGCCCATTGCCAAGGGGCTACAAATGTACCTGGTAGACGAATCACTCCTTCTTCGGGACTATATAAGAGCGCTCCACCAAAATAACACCGGGCTTCTAGTGATGTGACAAATAGGGCATTTCCTTCAAGACCTCTAGTGCCGTGACATATACCAGTTAGTAGTAACAGGTATTGGATAAATCCCAACACACAACAAATTAGTATGAGGACAATTTGGAGGCGCGATAAAAGCAGAAAATCCCGCTTATCGCGAATTAGATAGTATGCACAACCAATCAGGGGGACATAGCCTAAAAATACTTTCAGTCCCAGAATTCCCATACCTAATGGTATTTCTTTCTCTGCTGTTTCCAAAAGTCCGACACTAGGCGGGTTAAACTGCTGTCCACCATTGACAAACAACAGCGTTAGCAGACTACAACCCAAAACAATATAAAGGGGGGTTTTAATGCCTTGGGGAATAATTATTGGTAGCCCCTGTTTACGACAAGTCTGCCAAAGTCCAATTAACGCTGGAACATAAAAGGCATCTTTAGCTAACTGGAGTATGGGACTATTGCCTAAATAGTAAGTGACAGTACCCCCAATAGGTACGTAAATGATGAAGGCATATAGCGCTTGGCGCGGGTATTTGTAGGAAAAGGATATAACGAATATCCCTAAGACAGCAGGGACTGCCACTTTAATTCCACCTACGAAGAAAAGTAGAATACCAGCGAAGACACTGCCAAAGCCGGCGGTGGTGAGTAAGCTAATGAATTCTTTACGTGCTTGGGCTGCTTTGCGCTTTTGGGCTAACTGTTCTTTGAGGCTAAGAGTAGGAGTTTGTTTTTCAGCCTGTTTTTTTGATTTTTTATTTTTTGATTTATATTTCGGCATAGTGGGGCTGTAGCCTATCAGCCTTAAAAAACAATCTATAGCTTACATATAAATCGATTAGAATGGCTATAGGGTGTACAAGCCGAA
This Nostoc sp. KVJ3 DNA region includes the following protein-coding sequences:
- a CDS encoding aminopeptidase P family protein yields the protein MFIQQTSPSLVDSLRLRRQQLANLIDFPVILWSGSNIPRNFLANPFPFRANSHFLYFAGLPLSNAAIRLEAGKLELFMDDPSPSSALWHGEMPTRNEIAQKIGADVARPMAELESWLEDAVTLAVQDAATWTQQSQLLNRWVLPQSPPQGIDLELAKAIASIRLTHDEVALTELRKAAAVTVEAHKAGMAVTPHAKLEAEVRAAMEGVIIAHNMTTSYNSIVTVHGEVLHNEHYHQPLQPGDLLLADVGAETDMGWAGDVTRTWPVSGKFSSTQRDIYNVVLAAHDACIAKIKPGVEYEDIHLLAATVIAEGLVELGILQGNPQHLVEIDAHALFFPHGIGHLLGLDVHDMEDLGDIAGYEEGRQRSDRFGLGYLRLNRPLRPGMLVTIEPGFYQVPAILNDANVRSKYQNVVNWQRLSDFSDVRGIRIEDDVLVTPEGSEVLTAALPNDADTIENLVNG
- a CDS encoding peroxiredoxin yields the protein MALRLGDTVPNFTQASTHGDIDFYQWAGDSWVVLFSHPADFTPVCTTELGTVAKLKPEFDKRNVKAIALSVDNVESHQGWVGDIEETQSTTLNYPILADADRKVSDLYDMIHPNANAAVTVRSVFVIDPNKKLRLTFTYPPSTGRNFDELLRVIDSLQLTDNYSVATPADWKDGEDVVIVPSLKDPEVLKEKFPKGYQEVKPYLRLTPQPNK
- the hpsP gene encoding hormogonium polysaccharide biosynthesis glycosyltransferase HpsP codes for the protein MKILQIVPSISLIYGGPSQMVLGLVPALVKEGAEVTIITTDSNGDNGQTPLDVPLNRPIKQDGYEIIYFRCAPFRRYKFSLDLLNWLKLHAHEFDIAHIHALFSPIISAAAIVCRQQKLPYIFRPLGTLDPADLRKKKQLKQLYVALIERQNLAGAAAIHFTSDQEAKISERFGVSTPDLVIPLGVIPRQSPLKNVYSQLEIPKDVPMVLFMSRIDPKKGLNLLIPALEKLLTLGYKFHFVLAGTNPQDPDYEQKIISQIQNSPLRSHTTITGFVTGELKVSLLQAADLFVLPSYYENFGIAVAEAMVAGVPVVISDQVHICQQIRDSQSGWVGTTDVQALVELLQEALQNPAERQRRGLNAQKYALENFSWDAIARQTIQAYEKILANKL
- the hpsO gene encoding hormogonium polysaccharide biosynthesis glycosyltransferase HpsO, with product MKILVASHTYIVDLNCEKLRALSQLESGVEVTVVVPKRWKPGGVQNKIIETEYRDEGKFRIVPVSNFSQNHQGLLTFGADLISLLKQFRPQIIQVEQGSRGLAYTQMIALNQLLGLNAKNVFFTWWNLPYNLKLPVALLEKYNLERSHGIISGNQDGAEILQQRGYKGAIKVMPQLGVDESLFTPKKQPELSAKFGINQEDFVVGFVGRFVQEKGLLTLLRALITLKNKPWKLLLLGRGELQTELIKIAAENNIQERLILIESVPHNEVANYINLMSTLVLPSETTYKFKTLTSAGWKEQFGHVLIEAMACQVPVIGSDSGEIPYVIGDAGLVFPEGDAQALANCLVQLMDKPDFAHTLGEMGYQKAMVKYTNKALAKQQLEFYQELVNSH
- the hpsN gene encoding hormogonium polysaccharide biosynthesis glycosyltransferase HpsN, with amino-acid sequence MNNWPLVTVVIPTYGREEALRDSIVDVLKQDYPNFEVLVVDQTPKHQPEIQAYLEEMAEVGKIKWLRLDWASLPGARNYAVRRSSGEIILFIDDDVQLTSGLLAAHAKNYLQNPEVGAVAGRVFDRMKLGDSGGDLEIEYLPPEAMDPGIAWYHIDLVHTTKPQQVLTTRGCNMSFRREIFTKYGLRFDERFRGSAVREESDFCLRVRKTGYKIWYDPEAHLVHLGEETGGCHDISMRSLKYQLTFYHNHFLLGLKNLTVTQALRLYGRLFDCHVLGHPPCNKSGSPVKIATRAIFYALGFFKALGTVIQSLWNDGQIYSRLDEQV
- a CDS encoding glycosyltransferase family 4 protein, which codes for MANIIVCGHSHIRTPNLPRHSRHRLIHLKSFPTGRYPIEKLWYPLASFLPWQPLWEKYQAIHSFNRILYTNKPWFITFEDHRFLYRNPQNKQEAVIYELLNNRLALDNCQKIIAMSDYAKLRFINRIKGWKIEEKLINKLDVIHPNYIARVEQPKAYQPDQNLQLVFVGQHIARKGGIVALRLAKKAEKLGLPLTIHIISGLGRGSGVPTDFPDSDKYLEDLKLLNLNNVVFHNYIPNEQVMQLLSQSHFQLMATLQDTYGFSIIEGFTVATPAITTNVCALPEFIRHGENGYMLELPINEIRHWSNWLYGEKTKTDEYWEIVNSTYDYLAEQALQQIIQFLDRTDKQEHYEFLSAGALAQVQNMHNSEKQNELFDNLYAAAV
- the hpsL gene encoding hormogonium polysaccharide biosynthesis protein HpsL, encoding MPKYKSKNKKSKKQAEKQTPTLSLKEQLAQKRKAAQARKEFISLLTTAGFGSVFAGILLFFVGGIKVAVPAVLGIFVISFSYKYPRQALYAFIIYVPIGGTVTYYLGNSPILQLAKDAFYVPALIGLWQTCRKQGLPIIIPQGIKTPLYIVLGCSLLTLLFVNGGQQFNPPSVGLLETAEKEIPLGMGILGLKVFLGYVPLIGCAYYLIRDKRDFLLLSRLQIVLILICCVLGFIQYLLLLTGICHGTRGLEGNALFVTSLEARCYFGGALLYSPEEGVIRLPGTFVAPWQWAWFLISSTFFTFATGFTDPSIIWRLVGLGSLVTVFINAVISGQRIALALVPTCFAILLLLTGQIGNLKRFIPIGIGLALVLGIAMVTNPDVVQQRTESFTGRWEASPPQDFIVQQFAENWKNVDGPLGSGLGRATNSARVMGSTKLVETYYPKVLFEVGIFGVLAFLGLVTSLTIIGFKTYRSIKNRNFRSYGAALWVFILFISYNTYYYPLDVDPVAVYYWFFAGVLFKLPELEKQEQEEANPQQKNKKKRLKTI